Proteins co-encoded in one Armatimonadota bacterium genomic window:
- the celI gene encoding transcriptional regulator (possible pseudo, frameshifted) yields the protein MRAHILEVHGSESVDLFKALASETRVRILELLAQGERNINELAQALNTSQPTITKHAQLLEAIGLIKTEYKPGVQGMQKRCRLAYDRFIVSFEPTNPPEDRVEEIEMPVGLYTLVNPTPTCGLANRERIIGFLDDPQSFFEPERATAQLLWMAEGFVEYVFPCTLGTDVEIRRLELLMEVCSEAPNYDNDYPSDITVWINGVEIGTWTSPGDFGGRRGRLNPPWWNDYMTQYGMLKIWSVDAEGSYVDGTPRFRNHHRRPDAGTSSPHYRADRGQARRSAYRGL from the coding sequence ATGCGGGCGCATATTCTGGAAGTGCACGGCTCCGAAAGCGTGGATCTGTTTAAAGCGCTGGCTTCGGAAACGAGGGTGCGGATACTGGAGCTGCTCGCGCAGGGCGAGAGGAACATCAACGAGCTCGCTCAAGCGCTGAATACCTCCCAGCCCACCATCACCAAGCACGCTCAGTTACTGGAAGCGATTGGGCTCATCAAAACGGAGTACAAGCCGGGCGTACAGGGCATGCAGAAGCGTTGTCGTCTGGCATATGACCGTTTTATTGTCTCCTTCGAACCGACCAATCCCCCGGAAGACCGCGTGGAAGAGATTGAGATGCCTGTTGGCTTGTACACCCTGGTGAACCCAACCCCGACCTGCGGTCTGGCAAATCGCGAGCGGATTATCGGCTTTTTAGACGACCCACAATCCTTTTTCGAACCGGAGAGGGCTACCGCGCAGCTGTTGTGGATGGCAGAAGGGTTTGTAGAGTACGTTTTCCCTTGCACGCTGGGAACCGATGTGGAGATACGGCGCCTCGAGCTCCTGATGGAGGTCTGCTCCGAAGCACCCAACTACGACAACGACTATCCCTCCGACATCACCGTCTGGATCAACGGTGTGGAGATTGGTACGTGGACCTCGCCAGGTGACTTTGGGGGTAGGCGCGGACGGCTGAACCCACCCTGGTGGAACGACTACATGACGCAGTACGGCATGTTGAAAATCTGGTCGGTGGATGCTGAGGGCAGCTACGTGGACGGTACCCCCCGTTTCCGAAACCACCATCGCCGACCTGATGCTGGCACCTCATCACCCCATTATCGTGCGGATCGGGGTCAAGCCCGACGCTCAGCATATCGGGGGCTTTAA
- a CDS encoding glycosyl hydrolase family 43 encodes MATYTNPVYARDFPDPHVLFYRGKFYAYATHSSGHDFQVMESPDLVHWTHKGSAFRPPWSREHLWAPEVIAYRGQLYMTYSARNPQTGKHDIGIATSNNPLGPFSHRAILVRGDDNRVGVIDATIFFDRDRTPYLIYSEEDPRAIVMRRMSADLLSVSEEKTVLLRPDQDWEKGIVEAPTMLYRNRTYYLFYSGGWFQSYKRDACYAVAYATAASLKGPYTKAERILQTVPGKVYSPGHQCIVSLPSGEMWMLYHAWDDQNEPLYGSNPLGRTLRLDRLLWKEGKPSVDGPSTEPKPAPQIR; translated from the coding sequence ATGGCAACCTACACCAACCCGGTGTACGCACGCGACTTCCCCGACCCACATGTGCTCTTCTACCGGGGTAAGTTCTACGCATACGCCACACACTCGTCTGGTCACGACTTTCAGGTGATGGAATCGCCCGACCTGGTGCACTGGACACACAAAGGCAGTGCGTTTCGCCCCCCATGGTCGCGGGAGCACCTGTGGGCGCCGGAGGTGATAGCATATCGTGGGCAGCTGTATATGACCTACTCTGCGCGTAACCCGCAGACGGGCAAACACGACATCGGCATCGCCACCTCCAACAACCCGCTTGGACCGTTTAGCCATCGGGCGATACTGGTGCGCGGCGACGATAACCGTGTGGGCGTGATTGACGCCACCATCTTCTTTGACAGAGACAGAACCCCTTACCTGATATACTCGGAAGAGGATCCGCGAGCCATCGTGATGCGCCGCATGAGCGCCGACCTGCTGAGCGTGAGCGAGGAGAAAACAGTGCTGCTGCGTCCTGACCAAGACTGGGAGAAGGGCATTGTGGAAGCGCCCACCATGCTCTACCGCAACCGCACCTACTACCTGTTCTACTCCGGCGGATGGTTCCAGAGCTACAAACGGGATGCCTGCTATGCGGTAGCGTATGCCACCGCCGCCTCGCTGAAGGGACCCTACACCAAAGCCGAGCGCATCCTGCAAACCGTGCCGGGCAAGGTATACAGCCCGGGACACCAGTGCATCGTGAGCCTACCGTCGGGTGAGATGTGGATGCTCTATCACGCCTGGGACGACCAGAATGAGCCCTTGTATGGTTCCAACCCGTTGGGGCGCACGCTGCGGCTAGATAGATTGTTGTGGAAGGAAGGCAAGCCGTCTGTCGACGGTCCCAGCACCGAACCCAAGCCCGCGCCCCAAATACGATGA
- the celI gene encoding transcriptional regulator — protein sequence MAQTILERSVFACEEIFRALASPTRLRILKLLTERDLNVNEIARALDLNYPTASKHIQVLEQAGLILCEYMPGSQGAQKRCRLRWDKIIFSLETGGLAEQVEEMEMAIGMYTLANPSPTCGLASRDGYIGLMDDPQSFLLPERANAQLLWMGSGFVEYVFPNFLPTSVQITQVEVVMEICSEAPDYNNDYPSDITLWINGVEVGTWTCPGDFGGKRGRLNPPWWNDHGTQFGVLKVWSVGEDGSYIDGMRLSDVTVEDIMVVPQQPVTVRIGNKPDARHVGGFNLFGKEFGNYEQDLLLRLHYAPLRHAGETVEAQETAQHGAWPDE from the coding sequence ATGGCTCAGACCATTCTGGAACGTAGCGTGTTCGCTTGTGAGGAGATATTCCGTGCTCTCGCCTCGCCAACACGGTTGCGTATCCTGAAGCTGCTCACCGAACGCGACCTCAACGTCAACGAAATCGCCCGCGCCCTGGACCTGAACTATCCTACGGCGTCCAAACATATTCAGGTGCTGGAGCAGGCGGGGTTGATCCTCTGTGAGTACATGCCCGGTAGTCAGGGGGCACAAAAGCGATGTCGCTTGCGCTGGGACAAGATAATCTTCTCCCTGGAAACCGGTGGTCTCGCTGAGCAGGTGGAAGAGATGGAGATGGCTATCGGGATGTATACCCTTGCCAACCCCTCGCCGACATGTGGGCTCGCCAGCCGTGACGGCTACATTGGATTGATGGACGACCCTCAATCCTTCTTGCTTCCAGAGCGAGCGAACGCACAGTTGCTGTGGATGGGCAGCGGCTTTGTGGAATATGTGTTCCCGAACTTCTTGCCAACCTCGGTGCAGATTACGCAGGTAGAGGTTGTGATGGAAATCTGTTCTGAGGCTCCAGACTATAACAACGATTACCCCTCAGACATTACTCTCTGGATCAACGGTGTAGAAGTGGGTACGTGGACATGCCCGGGAGACTTCGGAGGCAAGAGGGGCAGACTAAACCCACCCTGGTGGAACGACCATGGTACGCAATTCGGAGTATTGAAGGTCTGGTCGGTCGGAGAAGATGGCTCATATATCGACGGAATGCGCCTCTCGGATGTGACCGTCGAGGACATCATGGTCGTCCCTCAGCAACCGGTGACCGTGCGCATCGGAAACAAGCCGGACGCGAGACATGTTGGAGGGTTCAACCTGTTCGGCAAGGAGTTTGGCAACTATGAGCAAGACCTGCTGCTACGTCTGCACTATGCACCTCTCCGCCATGCTGGCGAGACTGTGGAGGCGCAAGAAACTGCTCAACACGGAGCCTGGCCGGACGAATAA
- a CDS encoding sugar ABC transporter substrate-binding protein encodes MKGSLLHPYKEGKSTVAAGFSLRTMALLALFCVASLWLAGCSSSEHSSNAVGTEIRFWNGFTGPDGATMERIVKQFERETGIRVKMQIIPWGTYYDKLVLSLAYGGAPDVFICHANRIAEFARYGVFRPLDDLIDADKGFPVQDFLPNIWQAGRYEGRQVGLPLDCHPQGLYYNRKLFREAGIVDTQGNPKPPETWEEFLEAARRLTRDKDGDGRPDQWGFAFTWLRTNWITFISQHGGSILSPDLKRAALAEPPAVRATQQMCDLIYKYRVAPKPEGFDSWMGFRQGRVAMAIEGIYMLSSVEEQKGLEYAGAPVPSFDVHRAVWGGSHMLCMPKDLPPERVQLVWRFMRYLSDHSLDWAEGGQIPVRRSLLKQPRFRQMRVQYQFAKQLPYVVFEPASYKSTEIMPFYDAAIEAALLGIKTPQDALNEAARRIQQVLDRP; translated from the coding sequence ATGAAGGGTAGTCTACTTCATCCCTATAAAGAGGGCAAAAGCACAGTAGCCGCAGGCTTTAGCCTGCGCACGATGGCTCTGCTTGCGCTGTTCTGTGTTGCCAGCCTGTGGCTCGCAGGCTGTTCGTCCAGCGAGCACTCCAGCAACGCTGTCGGCACCGAGATACGCTTCTGGAACGGCTTCACCGGTCCCGATGGGGCAACCATGGAGAGGATCGTCAAGCAGTTCGAGCGTGAAACGGGTATCCGCGTGAAGATGCAGATTATCCCGTGGGGCACCTATTACGACAAGCTGGTGCTCAGCCTCGCTTACGGGGGTGCGCCCGACGTGTTCATCTGCCATGCCAACCGCATCGCCGAGTTCGCCCGATATGGCGTCTTCCGCCCACTGGACGACCTGATAGATGCCGACAAGGGGTTCCCTGTGCAGGACTTCTTGCCCAACATCTGGCAGGCAGGCAGATATGAGGGCAGGCAGGTAGGATTGCCGCTGGACTGCCATCCGCAGGGGCTGTACTACAACCGGAAGCTGTTCCGCGAGGCGGGCATCGTGGATACGCAGGGCAACCCCAAGCCGCCTGAAACGTGGGAAGAGTTTCTGGAAGCCGCCCGCCGCCTCACCAGAGATAAAGATGGTGACGGACGCCCCGACCAGTGGGGCTTCGCCTTCACCTGGCTGCGCACCAACTGGATAACCTTCATCAGTCAGCATGGGGGTTCTATTCTTTCTCCCGACCTGAAACGCGCCGCGCTCGCCGAACCGCCTGCGGTCCGAGCTACCCAGCAGATGTGCGACCTCATCTACAAGTATCGTGTCGCTCCCAAACCCGAGGGCTTCGACTCGTGGATGGGCTTCCGGCAGGGGCGTGTGGCGATGGCGATAGAGGGTATCTATATGCTCTCCAGTGTGGAGGAGCAAAAGGGGCTGGAGTACGCCGGCGCACCCGTGCCCTCCTTCGATGTCCATCGAGCGGTGTGGGGTGGTTCGCACATGCTCTGTATGCCCAAAGACCTTCCGCCCGAACGAGTGCAGCTCGTGTGGCGGTTCATGCGCTACCTTTCCGACCATAGCCTGGACTGGGCGGAGGGAGGGCAAATACCTGTGCGACGCTCGCTGCTGAAACAGCCCCGTTTCCGGCAGATGCGCGTGCAGTACCAGTTCGCAAAGCAGCTGCCCTACGTGGTGTTTGAACCTGCTTCGTACAAATCCACCGAAATCATGCCGTTCTACGACGCCGCCATCGAAGCCGCCCTGCTGGGTATCAAGACGCCACAGGACGCGCTGAACGAGGCGGCACGACGAATCCAGCAGGTACTGGACCGACCATGA
- a CDS encoding sugar ABC transporter permease gives MKRMAFPAHQRHEALVGYLFIAPYLVLFVLFVLVPVVWGFFISLHNWHVLGEQKPFVGFANYRALLRDDLFGIALLNTGYFALLTVVPGNVVSLLLALGLNARIRGEDVYKAIFYLPVILSVAVVAIIWRWMYSTEFGLLNYYLKVLWQFLHLPGEFQPVPWLNSPQTAMPSLALMSIWWGAGGSMLIYLAGLRAIPEEYYEAARIDGASTWGRFWHITLPLLKPSLLFCLVMSLIGSSQVFGQSYILTGGGPHYSTLTVVLYMYQTGFSLYRMGYACAVAYVMFLIVLGFTLLQFRLLSARGEE, from the coding sequence ATGAAAAGGATGGCTTTTCCTGCACATCAAAGGCACGAGGCACTGGTGGGCTATCTATTCATCGCGCCCTATCTGGTGCTGTTTGTGCTGTTCGTACTGGTGCCCGTGGTGTGGGGCTTCTTCATCAGCCTGCACAACTGGCACGTGCTGGGCGAGCAGAAGCCGTTCGTCGGTTTTGCCAACTACCGCGCCTTGCTCCGGGACGACCTGTTCGGCATTGCCCTGCTCAACACGGGCTATTTCGCCCTGCTGACGGTGGTACCGGGCAATGTCGTGTCGCTACTGCTCGCGCTGGGGTTGAACGCCCGCATTCGCGGAGAGGACGTATATAAAGCCATCTTCTACCTGCCCGTCATCCTGTCGGTGGCGGTGGTGGCGATTATCTGGCGCTGGATGTACAGCACCGAGTTCGGGTTGCTGAACTACTACCTGAAAGTGCTGTGGCAGTTCCTGCACCTGCCCGGCGAGTTCCAGCCCGTACCCTGGCTCAACAGCCCGCAGACCGCCATGCCTTCGCTCGCGCTGATGAGCATCTGGTGGGGCGCGGGGGGCAGTATGCTCATCTATCTGGCGGGCTTGCGCGCGATCCCCGAGGAGTACTACGAGGCGGCACGCATCGACGGGGCAAGCACGTGGGGACGTTTCTGGCACATCACCCTGCCCCTGCTGAAACCATCGTTACTGTTCTGTCTGGTGATGTCGCTGATTGGCTCGTCGCAGGTGTTCGGGCAGAGCTACATCCTGACGGGCGGCGGTCCGCACTACAGCACGCTGACGGTGGTGTTGTACATGTACCAGACAGGCTTCAGCCTGTATCGCATGGGTTACGCCTGCGCGGTGGCGTACGTGATGTTTCTCATTGTGCTGGGCTTCACGCTGTTGCAGTTTCGACTACTCTCGGCGAGGGGGGAGGAATAG
- a CDS encoding sugar ABC transporter permease → MRFSLARVVLYLLMTVAAVLFLMPVAWMLVMSILPEHEIFQPVPHWIPQEPTLQNFQELFQRAEEAPVMRWFWNSLFVAGTGTVAYLLLSSMAAYAFSRLEFPGRNVLFFIVLSTLIIPGQVTIIPVFLILQKLGWFNTYYALIVPGLAGAFGVFLLRQFFLTIPREIEEAALIDGCGRAGIYWRIILPLSKPALATLAIFSFLGGWNDFMLPLIATNEIEMRTLPVGLTIFLGRYSMQYGLVMATAVIATLPVLVVFLLFQRHIIRGVVLTGLKG, encoded by the coding sequence ATGCGCTTCTCGCTGGCGCGTGTGGTGCTCTATCTTCTGATGACGGTAGCTGCCGTTCTCTTCCTGATGCCGGTGGCGTGGATGCTGGTGATGTCCATCCTGCCCGAGCACGAGATTTTCCAGCCGGTTCCACACTGGATACCGCAGGAGCCAACGTTGCAGAACTTTCAGGAGCTGTTCCAACGGGCGGAAGAGGCTCCGGTAATGCGCTGGTTCTGGAACAGCCTGTTCGTGGCGGGCACGGGTACCGTTGCCTATCTGTTGCTCAGCTCTATGGCGGCGTACGCCTTCTCACGGCTGGAGTTTCCAGGCAGGAACGTGCTCTTCTTCATCGTGCTCTCCACGCTTATCATCCCCGGGCAGGTGACCATCATCCCTGTCTTCTTGATCCTGCAGAAGCTGGGATGGTTCAACACCTATTATGCATTGATTGTGCCCGGTCTGGCAGGAGCTTTCGGGGTGTTTCTATTGCGACAGTTTTTCCTCACCATCCCCCGCGAGATAGAGGAAGCCGCGCTGATTGACGGCTGCGGCAGAGCGGGCATCTACTGGCGCATTATCCTGCCCTTGAGCAAACCCGCGCTGGCAACGCTGGCGATTTTCTCCTTCCTGGGCGGCTGGAACGACTTCATGCTGCCCCTCATCGCCACCAACGAGATCGAGATGCGCACCCTGCCGGTGGGGTTAACCATCTTTTTGGGGCGCTACAGTATGCAGTACGGTCTGGTGATGGCGACGGCAGTCATCGCCACATTGCCCGTGCTGGTGGTGTTCCTGCTCTTCCAGCGACATATCATCCGCGGCGTGGTGTTGACAGGACTGAAGGGATAG
- a CDS encoding two-component system response regulator, which translates to MLSRACILVVDDEPLVAEAIGRTLRSYGYTVCSAHSGQEALHILAQQPVNLCLSDLHIPGIGGKTLVRQMRQQYPDIPVVIMTGDDSLQMLREVLDCGASDYVVKPWRPHELPIVIERNLRRHQIWIEEQKRYLCKLNEAHSDVLEALLSVLETREREIEGHCERVTTYTMILAEAMGVPHEKHPDIERGALLHDVGKIGIPDRILFKNGPLNAAEWEIMRQHPIIGYRMCMKVRSLQKAASEIVLCHHEQWDGSGYPQGLRGEEIPLGARIFAVADTLDAMTSDRPYRKALSVQEASAELERCAGTQFDPQVVEAFFSIPLSVWETLIQNQKPSVWTFPSEEAKVSLADNALKEAA; encoded by the coding sequence ATGCTATCCCGCGCCTGCATACTAGTTGTCGATGACGAGCCACTGGTAGCGGAAGCAATCGGGCGCACTTTGCGCTCTTATGGTTACACCGTTTGCAGCGCTCATAGCGGTCAGGAGGCTCTACACATCCTGGCACAACAACCTGTGAACCTGTGTCTGTCCGACCTGCATATACCGGGAATCGGAGGAAAAACACTCGTCCGACAGATGCGCCAGCAATATCCCGATATTCCCGTCGTCATCATGACAGGGGATGATTCCCTGCAGATGCTGCGGGAGGTTCTGGATTGTGGCGCTAGCGACTATGTGGTCAAACCCTGGCGCCCCCACGAACTGCCCATTGTGATAGAGCGCAACCTGCGCCGCCACCAAATCTGGATAGAGGAGCAGAAACGCTACCTCTGCAAATTGAACGAAGCGCACTCGGACGTGCTGGAAGCACTGTTGAGCGTACTCGAAACACGCGAACGAGAGATAGAAGGGCACTGCGAGCGCGTCACGACCTACACCATGATACTCGCTGAAGCCATGGGCGTTCCCCATGAGAAGCACCCGGACATCGAACGCGGCGCACTGCTGCACGACGTGGGCAAAATCGGCATCCCCGACAGGATACTGTTTAAGAACGGACCGCTGAATGCCGCTGAATGGGAGATCATGCGCCAGCATCCCATCATCGGCTACCGAATGTGCATGAAGGTGCGCTCGCTGCAGAAGGCGGCAAGCGAAATCGTGCTCTGTCACCATGAGCAGTGGGATGGCAGCGGCTACCCGCAGGGGTTGCGTGGGGAGGAGATCCCCCTTGGCGCACGCATCTTCGCCGTCGCAGACACCCTCGATGCCATGACCTCCGACCGTCCCTATCGCAAGGCGCTTTCCGTGCAAGAAGCATCTGCAGAGCTGGAGCGGTGCGCCGGCACGCAGTTTGACCCTCAGGTTGTGGAAGCGTTTTTCAGCATTCCCCTCAGCGTGTGGGAAACTTTGATACAGAACCAGAAACCATCCGTGTGGACGTTCCCCTCCGAGGAGGCTAAAGTCTCCCTCGCTGACAACGCTCTCAAAGAAGCTGCATAA
- a CDS encoding succinate dehydrogenase iron-sulfur subunit yields MDGIQSVILKVKRQANPQSTPYWEEFEVPYKPRMNVIICLMHIQRNPVNRQGNPTTAPVWEAACLEEVCGTCTMVVNGRVRQTCSALVDEVGKRVGEHLEITLEPMSKFPVVRDLVVDRSEMFETLKRIKAWVPIDGTHDLGPGPRIPDSIRELRYEFARCMTCGCCLEACPNVNPHSNFIGPAALGQVKLFNLHPVGATLEDDRLDVLAGPDGLTGCGNAQNCVQVCPKDIPLTRAIAELNRDITLNRLRKWLTK; encoded by the coding sequence ATGGACGGCATTCAGAGCGTGATATTGAAGGTCAAGCGACAGGCGAACCCTCAGAGCACGCCTTATTGGGAGGAGTTCGAGGTACCCTACAAACCTCGAATGAACGTCATCATCTGCCTGATGCATATTCAGCGCAACCCGGTCAACCGCCAGGGCAACCCGACCACTGCCCCCGTGTGGGAAGCCGCCTGCCTGGAAGAGGTGTGCGGAACCTGCACGATGGTGGTCAATGGCAGGGTACGTCAGACATGTTCTGCACTGGTGGACGAGGTAGGGAAGCGCGTTGGCGAGCACCTCGAAATCACTCTGGAACCCATGAGCAAATTCCCCGTCGTGCGCGATTTGGTCGTAGACCGCAGCGAGATGTTCGAAACGCTCAAGCGCATCAAGGCATGGGTACCCATCGATGGCACGCACGACCTGGGACCTGGTCCTCGCATCCCCGATAGCATTCGCGAACTGCGCTACGAATTCGCCCGATGCATGACCTGCGGATGCTGTCTGGAAGCCTGTCCCAATGTGAACCCGCACTCTAACTTCATCGGTCCCGCCGCGCTGGGGCAGGTGAAACTCTTTAACCTGCATCCTGTTGGAGCCACTCTCGAGGACGATAGGCTGGACGTACTGGCTGGACCCGACGGCCTCACAGGATGCGGCAACGCACAAAACTGCGTGCAGGTTTGTCCCAAAGATATCCCCTTGACACGCGCTATCGCCGAGCTGAACCGCGACATCACCCTCAACAGACTGCGGAAATGGCTCACGAAGTAA
- the sdhA gene encoding succinate dehydrogenase flavoprotein subunit, whose protein sequence is MAKQRVIVVGGGLAGLMTVIKIAEQGLPVDLFSLVPVKRSHSVCAQGGINGAVNTKGEGDSPDEHFDDTVYGGDFLAQQPPVKSMCYRAPGIIYLLDRMGVPFNRTPEGFLDFRRFGGTKHHRTAFAGSTTGQQLLYALDEQVRRFEVEGLVNKYEGWDFLGIVRDEEGRCRGIVAQNLHTMEIRAFRADAVVMATGGPGYLFGKSTNSIINTGSAASICYQQGAYYANGEFIQVHPTAIPGEDKLRLMSEAIRGEGGRVWVPRDPYDKRPPREIPESDRWYFLEEKYPAYGNLVPRDIATREIFEVCVTQKRGIMGRNEVYLDITHLPREVIERKLGGILEIYLKFVGDDPREVPMRVFPAVHYSMGGLWVDYERTPDGFLHPESTRNQMTNIPGLYAAGECEYQYHGANRLGANALLACIFGGETAGNAVVRYVQGLQSTADSLPASLYESERQRHEQDYQQLLKMTGDENPYRLHQELGDWMTNNVTVVRYNDRLLQTEEKILELMERWKRININDSSLWKNQIVPFTRALRNMLILAQVITRGALLRNESRGAHYKPEYPERNDAEWLKTTMASYTPEGPRIFYEPVDTSLIPPRIRKYDVDKKATLTTATPPAALVGAKDDKGE, encoded by the coding sequence GTGGCAAAGCAACGTGTAATCGTCGTTGGCGGTGGGCTCGCCGGGCTGATGACGGTCATCAAAATCGCCGAGCAAGGGCTACCGGTAGACCTGTTCTCACTGGTGCCTGTGAAGCGCAGTCACTCCGTGTGCGCACAGGGCGGCATTAACGGCGCTGTGAACACCAAGGGCGAAGGCGACAGCCCAGACGAGCACTTTGACGATACGGTGTATGGGGGAGACTTCCTCGCACAGCAGCCGCCGGTCAAAAGCATGTGCTACCGTGCTCCCGGCATCATCTATCTGCTGGATCGCATGGGCGTGCCTTTTAACCGCACACCGGAAGGCTTTCTGGACTTCCGTCGGTTCGGGGGAACCAAGCACCATCGTACCGCCTTCGCCGGCTCCACCACCGGTCAGCAGCTCTTGTACGCCCTGGACGAACAGGTGCGCCGCTTCGAGGTGGAAGGGCTGGTAAACAAATACGAAGGCTGGGACTTTCTGGGCATCGTGCGTGACGAGGAGGGCAGGTGCCGGGGTATTGTAGCTCAGAATCTGCACACGATGGAGATTCGCGCCTTCCGCGCCGATGCAGTGGTGATGGCAACAGGCGGTCCTGGATATCTTTTCGGCAAATCTACAAACTCGATCATCAACACCGGTTCCGCAGCGAGCATCTGCTACCAGCAGGGGGCATACTATGCGAACGGTGAATTCATTCAGGTGCACCCCACCGCCATCCCGGGTGAAGATAAACTACGCCTGATGTCGGAGGCGATCCGTGGCGAAGGAGGGCGCGTTTGGGTTCCGCGAGACCCTTACGACAAACGACCTCCCCGCGAAATCCCCGAGAGCGACCGCTGGTACTTCCTGGAAGAGAAGTACCCGGCTTACGGCAACCTGGTGCCTCGCGACATCGCCACGCGCGAGATTTTCGAGGTGTGCGTTACCCAGAAGCGCGGCATTATGGGGCGCAACGAGGTGTATCTGGACATCACTCACCTGCCGCGCGAGGTGATTGAGCGCAAGCTGGGCGGCATTCTGGAAATCTATCTCAAGTTTGTGGGCGACGACCCGCGTGAGGTGCCGATGCGCGTGTTCCCGGCGGTGCACTACTCGATGGGCGGCCTGTGGGTGGACTACGAACGCACACCCGACGGCTTCCTGCACCCGGAAAGCACCCGTAACCAAATGACGAACATCCCCGGGCTGTATGCAGCCGGAGAGTGTGAGTATCAGTATCACGGCGCGAACCGCTTGGGGGCAAACGCGCTGCTGGCTTGTATCTTTGGTGGCGAAACAGCAGGCAACGCGGTGGTGCGCTACGTGCAGGGGCTCCAGAGTACGGCAGACAGCCTGCCTGCCTCCCTGTACGAGAGCGAGCGCCAGCGCCACGAGCAGGACTATCAGCAACTGCTGAAAATGACAGGTGACGAAAACCCCTACAGGCTGCATCAGGAGCTGGGTGACTGGATGACCAACAACGTCACCGTGGTACGCTACAACGACAGGCTCCTCCAAACCGAAGAGAAGATTCTGGAGCTGATGGAGCGGTGGAAGCGTATCAACATCAACGACTCGTCGCTGTGGAAGAATCAGATTGTTCCGTTTACCCGTGCTCTCCGCAACATGCTGATACTGGCGCAGGTGATCACTCGCGGCGCACTGCTGCGCAACGAAAGCCGCGGCGCACACTACAAGCCCGAATACCCTGAGCGCAACGATGCGGAATGGCTGAAAACCACCATGGCCAGCTACACACCGGAAGGTCCGCGCATCTTCTATGAACCGGTGGATACATCGTTGATCCCGCCGCGTATCCGCAAGTACGATGTGGACAAGAAAGCGACCCTCACGACCGCAACTCCACCCGCCGCTCTCGTCGGCGCAAAGGACGATAAGGGAGAGTAG
- the sdhC gene encoding succinate dehydrogenase cytochrome B558, protein MASVAAHRRSWIAADHHVLHKLHSLSGIVPIGIFLVQHLTLNSFALAGPNHFNAVIDFFNKTMPRHILHALEWGFIFIPLLFHALYGLVITAHGQVNVGRYGYWRNWMYLWQRITGIILVLYIAVHVWGTTISHRLFGTNIYYDGMVQYFESPWVVAFYLLGITSATFHLSNGIWNFCIRWGITISERAQRGCAKVCAVLFVALTALGWSALFAFR, encoded by the coding sequence ATGGCGTCTGTAGCAGCGCATCGCCGTTCCTGGATTGCGGCAGATCATCATGTGTTACATAAGCTACATTCGCTTTCCGGTATCGTGCCCATTGGTATCTTTCTGGTACAACACCTTACTCTGAACTCCTTCGCGCTCGCCGGTCCAAACCACTTTAACGCGGTGATTGACTTCTTCAACAAAACGATGCCGCGCCATATCCTGCATGCGCTGGAATGGGGTTTCATCTTTATCCCTCTTCTGTTCCATGCTCTGTACGGGCTAGTGATTACCGCACATGGGCAGGTGAACGTGGGGCGATACGGCTACTGGCGTAACTGGATGTACCTGTGGCAACGCATCACGGGCATTATCCTGGTGCTTTACATCGCGGTGCACGTGTGGGGCACCACGATCAGCCATCGGCTGTTCGGTACCAACATTTACTACGATGGCATGGTACAGTACTTCGAGAGCCCCTGGGTAGTGGCTTTCTACTTGCTGGGTATCACCTCTGCCACCTTCCACCTGTCCAACGGCATCTGGAACTTCTGCATCCGCTGGGGCATTACAATCAGCGAGCGGGCACAGCGAGGGTGCGCAAAGGTGTGTGCAGTGCTTTTTGTGGCGCTGACCGCGCTGGGATGGTCGGCGCTGTTCGCATTTCGCTAA